In Fructilactobacillus cliffordii, a single genomic region encodes these proteins:
- the comGC gene encoding competence type IV pilus major pilin ComGC, with product MLIKLRKGFTLIEMTIVLFIISLLILIIIPNLGSQKKHARSVHGSAMTSMVQTQIDSYSDELGDGNVNFPKLVEHHYLTEKQVQQAQAENIAIEGNHAYQK from the coding sequence ATGCTAATTAAATTACGAAAAGGGTTCACCTTGATTGAAATGACTATCGTTCTTTTTATCATCTCTTTGTTAATTTTGATTATTATTCCTAATTTGGGTAGCCAGAAAAAACACGCTCGTTCGGTGCATGGGTCAGCGATGACTTCCATGGTACAAACTCAAATTGATTCCTATAGTGATGAACTGGGAGACGGAAACGTAAACTTTCCGAAACTGGTTGAACATCATTATTTAACCGAGAAACAAGTTCAACAGGCCCAGGCAGAAAACATTGCAATCGAGGGGAATCATGCCTACCAAAAGTAA
- the ccpA gene encoding catabolite control protein A gives MKKKQTVTIYDVAREAQVSMATVSRVVNHNHNVKPATEKKVMEVVKRLNYRPNDVARGLASKKTTTVGVIIPNVTNSYFAALARGIDDIAEMYQYNIILTNSDGDEQKEVKALNTLYSKQVDGIIFMGNELSAPVRDEFKAERIPVVLAGSVDPQNDFPNVNIDYRQAVSSQVNQLLDNGNQRVAFVAGKLTRSINQDFRIPGYQAALQAHQISFDEQLLFEAADYDEGYELCEQLLSHQATAAMVSNDEAAAGIMNGMNYRGVQVPEQFEVATSDNTKLTEMTRPTLSTITQPLYDVGAVAMRLLTKLMDNDEIEQKQVLLPFGMKQRGSTKGA, from the coding sequence TTGAAAAAAAAACAGACGGTAACGATTTATGATGTAGCCCGGGAGGCTCAGGTCTCCATGGCAACCGTTTCTCGAGTCGTTAATCACAACCATAACGTTAAACCAGCAACAGAAAAAAAGGTCATGGAGGTCGTGAAGCGGTTAAACTATCGTCCGAATGACGTTGCTCGGGGTTTGGCTAGCAAAAAAACCACGACGGTGGGAGTGATTATTCCTAACGTGACTAATTCGTATTTTGCAGCGTTGGCACGGGGGATTGATGACATTGCTGAAATGTATCAATATAACATTATCTTGACCAATTCGGATGGAGATGAACAAAAAGAGGTTAAGGCCCTGAACACGTTGTACTCCAAACAGGTTGATGGAATTATTTTTATGGGTAATGAACTTAGCGCGCCCGTTCGCGACGAGTTTAAAGCCGAACGGATTCCGGTCGTCCTGGCTGGTTCGGTTGATCCCCAAAATGATTTTCCCAATGTTAACATTGATTATCGCCAAGCCGTTTCTAGCCAGGTTAATCAGTTGTTAGACAATGGGAACCAACGAGTGGCCTTTGTGGCTGGAAAATTAACCCGGTCCATTAACCAAGATTTTCGCATCCCGGGGTATCAAGCAGCGCTCCAAGCACACCAAATTTCGTTTGATGAGCAATTGTTATTTGAAGCTGCTGACTATGACGAGGGCTATGAACTCTGTGAGCAGCTGTTATCACATCAAGCCACGGCAGCAATGGTTAGTAATGACGAAGCAGCCGCTGGAATTATGAATGGGATGAATTACCGCGGTGTCCAGGTTCCCGAACAGTTTGAAGTGGCCACTAGTGATAATACTAAGCTTACGGAAATGACGAGACCAACCCTATCCACGATTACGCAACCTTTGTATGACGTGGGAGCGGTGGCAATGCGGTTATTGACCAAATTAATGGATAATGATGAAATTGAGCAAAAACAAGTTTTATTACCATTCGGAATGAAACAGCGCGGGTCAACGAAGGGTGCGTAA
- a CDS encoding class I SAM-dependent methyltransferase, giving the protein MTEEQTTQLFQVFDQSAQILQQALGASYLDAFIETADNMIDDNQVRVENGVPNEQQVQAITKLYQQVNYQELDATTIRKAIQMVMIKAIKVDQIQAIHQITPDTIAYTMGYLVIRLVKEQSTVKILDPAVGSANLLTAVMNQLQQEAHEKVSGIGIDNDDSLISVASISAQMQKLDLELVHQDALDELPTTPVDLVVSDLPVGYYPVDERAQNFATRSDEGHSYVHNLLIEQAVNYLVPGGFGVFLVPSGLFQSPETKGLLRWMQDHVYLQGILNLPGELFQNEAAQKAIMIVQKHGNGSQQAGQVMLGEFPSFKDPEAFQKFLAEIVEWEEQDLLNKRQ; this is encoded by the coding sequence GTGACAGAAGAACAAACAACACAGTTATTTCAGGTTTTTGACCAATCGGCACAAATTTTACAGCAGGCGCTGGGAGCTTCTTATCTAGATGCATTTATAGAAACTGCTGATAATATGATTGATGATAATCAGGTTCGAGTTGAAAATGGAGTGCCCAATGAACAACAGGTGCAAGCCATTACCAAATTGTATCAACAGGTTAACTATCAGGAACTAGATGCAACTACGATTCGAAAAGCGATTCAAATGGTGATGATTAAAGCGATCAAAGTAGATCAAATTCAGGCCATTCATCAAATTACTCCCGATACCATTGCATACACGATGGGTTACCTAGTGATTCGGTTAGTAAAGGAGCAATCAACCGTAAAAATTCTTGATCCAGCAGTTGGATCCGCTAATTTGTTGACTGCAGTGATGAATCAATTACAACAAGAAGCGCACGAAAAAGTCTCTGGAATTGGAATTGATAATGACGATTCTTTGATTTCCGTTGCCAGCATCAGTGCCCAGATGCAGAAACTTGATTTAGAACTAGTCCATCAGGATGCACTAGATGAATTGCCAACCACTCCGGTTGACCTAGTAGTTTCAGACCTACCAGTGGGTTATTATCCAGTTGACGAACGGGCACAGAACTTTGCGACACGTTCTGATGAAGGGCATTCGTACGTGCATAACTTGTTGATTGAACAAGCGGTGAACTACTTAGTTCCCGGGGGATTTGGCGTTTTCCTAGTTCCTAGTGGGTTATTCCAAAGTCCAGAAACAAAGGGATTGTTAAGGTGGATGCAGGATCATGTTTATTTGCAGGGAATTCTCAACTTACCGGGAGAATTATTTCAAAACGAAGCAGCCCAAAAGGCGATTATGATTGTCCAAAAACACGGCAACGGATCCCAACAAGCCGGACAAGTGATGCTCGGTGAATTTCCATCATTTAAAGATCCAGAAGCATTCCAAAAGTTCTTGGCAGAAATTGTGGAATGGGAAGAACAAGATTTACTGAATAAACGTCAATAA
- a CDS encoding type II secretion system F family protein, whose product MSVFKSLPTGKKAKISLKKQAELFASLSELIRNGFSLVESLEFMETITPQNDGLIQTIRQRLNQGQSLSGAMQFFLAPDLYQQLRIADEHGDVINGMLDISRFIKLNMHQRQKIKAIVVYPLVLVGLLVAMVLLIKLVIMPQTASLLPADSTPQGSQSLWWLGGGLMMGVILMLVVVLKRRRGIKRAELLVGLPIVGRLFQNYYAYYVANNLALMFKNGLDLQQIIRVFQQFSPHSLLWEMGVQAEQSIQKGSGLLAGLRHYHFIAPEMMVFLENGSEQERVSQNLLALSELYFRRLMQSSDTLIKLIQPLSFLAIGALIFLTYLQMLMPMYQAMKGIY is encoded by the coding sequence ATGAGTGTTTTCAAAAGTTTACCAACGGGTAAAAAGGCAAAAATTTCGTTGAAAAAGCAAGCCGAATTATTTGCTTCTTTATCAGAATTAATCAGGAACGGTTTTTCCTTAGTGGAGAGCCTAGAATTTATGGAAACCATTACTCCTCAAAATGACGGACTGATTCAAACCATTCGTCAACGACTTAATCAGGGTCAGAGTCTGTCTGGGGCGATGCAGTTTTTCTTAGCCCCTGATTTGTATCAGCAATTACGTATCGCTGATGAACATGGGGATGTAATTAACGGAATGCTGGATATTAGTCGGTTTATTAAATTAAACATGCACCAACGACAAAAAATTAAAGCCATCGTAGTGTATCCTTTGGTATTAGTGGGTTTGTTAGTTGCGATGGTCTTACTGATTAAGCTAGTGATTATGCCTCAAACTGCTAGTTTACTGCCCGCAGATTCAACGCCCCAGGGCTCACAGTCACTTTGGTGGTTAGGAGGAGGTCTAATGATGGGAGTGATTTTGATGCTGGTGGTTGTGTTAAAACGCAGGCGGGGCATTAAACGAGCCGAACTACTAGTCGGTTTGCCGATAGTCGGACGTTTGTTTCAGAATTATTATGCTTATTACGTAGCTAATAACTTAGCCCTGATGTTTAAAAATGGACTTGATCTGCAACAGATTATTAGAGTGTTCCAACAATTTTCTCCTCATAGTCTGCTCTGGGAGATGGGGGTGCAAGCAGAACAATCAATTCAAAAGGGATCTGGATTATTGGCCGGTCTGCGGCATTATCATTTTATTGCTCCAGAAATGATGGTCTTTTTGGAAAATGGAAGTGAACAAGAACGGGTGAGCCAAAATCTACTAGCCCTCAGTGAACTGTATTTTCGCCGCTTAATGCAGAGTTCCGATACTCTCATTAAGCTGATTCAACCACTATCGTTTTTAGCAATTGGCGCGTTAATTTTTTTAACCTATTTACAAATGTTGATGCCGATGTATCAAGCCATGAAAGGAATTTACTAA
- a CDS encoding mechanosensitive ion channel family protein, whose translation MQLTTLLSQTSANLIQYTNNTFINRYLNSFNWNQILADLTSKIVTIILLSILFLIIARVGKSIIYHVFHHRDLKQQKKNNDLPTDPGIKRNKTIYSLLENAYNYIILFFWLYSILSVMGIPVGTLIAGAGIFSLAIGLGAQGFVSDIVSGFFILSERQIEVGEHVKINGIDGFVAAVGLRTTQVRSGTGTLNFIPNRNISTISNLSRGDLTSLVDIRITPEAPIKRIESIMKEVNQEKAGQDKAVIGEPLIFGTVYLSDGSLAIESCITCKSGTEDDVQADYLQAYLTAIQAAGIELPLSPQTVQPPKKPTAPASTPVATPFKTK comes from the coding sequence ATGCAATTAACCACCTTACTCAGTCAAACATCCGCTAATTTAATCCAATATACTAACAATACCTTCATCAACCGGTACTTGAATAGTTTTAATTGGAATCAAATTCTGGCTGACTTGACTTCAAAAATTGTGACCATTATTTTACTTTCAATTCTGTTTTTAATCATTGCCAGAGTAGGTAAAAGCATTATTTACCACGTCTTTCACCACCGTGACCTCAAACAGCAGAAAAAAAATAATGATTTACCCACTGATCCGGGAATCAAACGTAACAAAACCATCTATAGTCTCTTGGAAAATGCCTACAACTACATTATTTTGTTCTTTTGGCTGTACTCCATCCTCTCCGTAATGGGAATCCCAGTCGGAACCTTGATTGCCGGAGCCGGTATCTTTAGTTTAGCAATTGGACTTGGAGCCCAAGGGTTTGTTAGTGACATTGTCAGTGGTTTCTTTATTCTTTCGGAAAGACAAATTGAAGTCGGAGAACACGTTAAAATCAACGGAATTGATGGTTTCGTAGCAGCCGTAGGGTTACGAACTACTCAAGTCCGGAGCGGAACTGGAACCTTAAATTTTATTCCCAACCGTAACATCTCCACCATTTCCAATCTCTCTCGTGGTGATTTAACTAGTTTAGTTGACATCAGAATCACTCCAGAAGCCCCCATCAAGAGGATTGAATCAATCATGAAGGAGGTGAACCAAGAGAAGGCAGGTCAAGATAAAGCTGTCATTGGTGAACCACTAATCTTTGGAACTGTCTATCTTTCTGATGGTTCATTGGCAATCGAATCCTGCATTACTTGTAAGAGTGGCACGGAAGATGACGTCCAGGCCGATTATCTTCAGGCTTACCTGACGGCCATTCAAGCTGCTGGAATTGAATTGCCGTTATCGCCGCAAACCGTTCAACCACCGAAAAAGCCAACTGCCCCAGCTAGCACACCAGTGGCAACTCCCTTTAAAACTAAATAA
- a CDS encoding acetate/propionate family kinase, with the protein MSKVIAVNAGSSTLKFKLFEMPAEEVVAEGVIERIALPDAHVEIKYGDGQKFEQVTEVKDHEAAIQILLDQLLDLKIINDYNEINGVGHRVVAGGEYFDKSVVITPEVLEKIESISEFAPLHEPANVLGIKAFKKILPDIISVAVFDTAFHATMPEKNYLYSLPYEYYDKYKARKYGAHGISYRYVSQRTAELLGKPVEDLNLIVMHLGAGASICAVKGGKSYDTSMGFTPVTGVTMATRSGDVDPSLLAYVMEKEGMTDIEDMIDVLNHKSGLLGISGVSADMRDVEKVQDTNHRAKIAREIYVNRIVRYIGTYLAELGGADAIVFTAGVGENSITIRKEVTDQLHYFGIGVDEEKNNVRGVERDISAAGSKIKTMLVPTNEELMIVRDVVELAKESK; encoded by the coding sequence ATGAGTAAAGTAATTGCAGTTAATGCCGGGAGTTCAACGTTAAAGTTTAAATTATTTGAAATGCCCGCTGAGGAAGTTGTCGCAGAAGGAGTGATTGAACGAATTGCTCTTCCTGATGCTCACGTTGAAATTAAATATGGGGACGGACAAAAATTTGAACAGGTTACTGAAGTTAAGGATCACGAAGCTGCCATTCAAATTCTGTTAGATCAATTACTTGATTTAAAGATTATTAATGATTACAACGAAATTAATGGGGTCGGTCATCGGGTCGTTGCTGGGGGAGAATACTTTGATAAATCAGTTGTGATTACCCCAGAAGTGTTGGAAAAAATTGAAAGTATAAGTGAATTTGCTCCATTACACGAACCAGCTAACGTGCTGGGAATCAAAGCATTTAAGAAGATTTTACCTGATATCATTAGTGTGGCGGTCTTTGATACGGCCTTTCACGCTACGATGCCAGAAAAGAATTACTTGTACAGCTTGCCATATGAATACTACGACAAGTACAAAGCCCGGAAGTACGGGGCTCACGGAATTAGTTACCGGTATGTTTCTCAACGGACTGCCGAATTATTAGGCAAACCTGTTGAAGATCTGAACTTAATCGTCATGCACTTAGGGGCCGGAGCTTCTATCTGTGCCGTGAAGGGTGGTAAGTCTTATGATACTTCCATGGGCTTCACTCCTGTTACTGGGGTAACCATGGCTACTCGGTCTGGAGACGTTGATCCTTCATTATTAGCATACGTCATGGAAAAAGAGGGAATGACTGATATCGAAGACATGATTGATGTTTTGAATCATAAGTCAGGTTTATTAGGGATTTCTGGAGTTTCTGCTGACATGCGAGATGTGGAAAAGGTACAAGACACTAACCACCGGGCTAAAATTGCACGGGAAATCTATGTGAACCGGATTGTTCGCTACATTGGAACTTACCTAGCTGAATTAGGTGGGGCAGATGCAATTGTCTTTACGGCTGGAGTAGGAGAAAACAGTATTACGATTCGAAAAGAAGTAACTGATCAACTTCATTACTTTGGCATCGGCGTTGATGAAGAAAAGAACAACGTTCGTGGGGTTGAACGTGATATCAGTGCTGCTGGTTCGAAAATTAAGACAATGTTAGTTCCGACTAACGAAGAATTAATGATTGTTCGAGACGTAGTTGAACTAGCTAAAGAAAGCAAATAA
- a CDS encoding competence type IV pilus minor pilin ComGF: MSNTWTPKWKSSRSGFTLIETIISLGLISVGISLMLITVSLMRSDVKTQSHSLQFYRFVDVLESHHFNFKVDSCNTSSINLTSQMEQQHYYLVLAKQTLKLRTSQGGYMPLLMDVEKTDFKLQRQWLVIRVLMEGKWYEVHARLASG, from the coding sequence ATGAGCAACACTTGGACACCAAAGTGGAAGTCTAGTCGTTCTGGGTTTACGTTGATTGAAACCATTATTTCGCTGGGACTAATTTCTGTCGGGATTAGCTTGATGCTGATTACAGTTAGTTTAATGCGCTCGGATGTTAAAACCCAAAGTCACTCACTACAATTTTACCGATTTGTGGATGTCTTGGAGTCGCATCATTTTAATTTTAAAGTTGATAGTTGTAATACCAGTTCAATTAATTTAACCAGTCAGATGGAGCAACAACATTACTATTTAGTGCTGGCCAAACAGACCCTGAAATTACGGACTAGTCAGGGAGGCTATATGCCGTTGTTAATGGATGTAGAAAAAACGGATTTTAAATTGCAACGTCAGTGGTTAGTCATCAGAGTATTAATGGAGGGAAAATGGTATGAAGTGCATGCACGGTTGGCGTCAGGGTAA
- a CDS encoding XTP/dITP diphosphatase produces MATKPEIVIASSNPNKIREFKEMLEPLGFTIKSIADFDDIPAIDENGKTFEENATIKAQTVAQALQVPVLADDSGLVVPAINGEPGIYSARYAGDHDDEANNQKLLKRLQHSDDRNAYFHTSLVVMKPTGEKLHVTGIVSGEILTEPRGENGFGYDPLFYVPTLQKTLAELTDDEKNQVSHRGRALEKLQQVLNDWW; encoded by the coding sequence ATGGCAACTAAACCTGAAATTGTAATTGCATCAAGCAATCCGAATAAAATTCGTGAATTTAAGGAGATGTTGGAGCCCTTAGGTTTTACGATTAAATCCATTGCTGATTTTGATGATATTCCTGCGATTGATGAAAACGGAAAAACTTTTGAAGAGAATGCAACGATTAAGGCGCAAACGGTGGCTCAGGCGTTACAAGTTCCTGTGTTGGCCGACGATTCTGGATTAGTGGTTCCTGCTATTAACGGGGAACCGGGAATTTATTCGGCTCGATATGCAGGAGATCATGATGATGAAGCCAATAACCAGAAGTTATTGAAACGATTGCAACATTCAGATGATCGTAATGCTTACTTTCACACGTCCCTCGTGGTTATGAAACCGACCGGAGAAAAACTGCACGTGACGGGGATTGTATCTGGAGAAATTCTGACGGAACCCCGCGGTGAGAATGGTTTTGGTTACGATCCATTATTTTACGTGCCTACGCTGCAAAAAACATTAGCGGAGTTAACCGATGATGAAAAGAATCAAGTTAGTCATAGAGGTCGAGCTTTAGAAAAGTTACAACAAGTTTTGAACGACTGGTGGTAA
- the comGA gene encoding competence type IV pilus ATPase ComGA: MEIKQLFQEILTLAIEKRASDVYFLPKSTNYEVKMHTVAGVIQLSELDKGTAQRVLTYCKYRGGMSIAEKRRPQLGSLHFQWRDRFFRIRLATVGSFNQHESLVLRIIYDGDDQHCQFFNPQILPQLRQLTHHRGLLLFAGPTGSGKTTTIYELARSLPATEMIMAIEDPVEIFEDRFLQLEVNEQAGMTYSNLLKVGLRQRPDVFIIGEIRDQETAQIAIRAALSGHLVLSTIHAKNLAGIEARLLDLKVTKAQYQAALTATIYQRLLPSTQTGTKALVAWQGGQQTQTKGRSWQVELQWTKEKGLITDECFQKFTNG; the protein is encoded by the coding sequence ATGGAAATTAAGCAACTGTTTCAGGAAATTTTAACCTTGGCTATCGAAAAGCGAGCTTCGGACGTGTACTTTTTACCGAAAAGTACCAATTATGAGGTTAAAATGCACACGGTCGCAGGAGTGATTCAACTTTCAGAATTAGACAAAGGAACAGCACAACGAGTCTTAACCTATTGTAAATATCGAGGTGGGATGTCAATCGCGGAAAAGCGACGGCCCCAACTAGGCTCACTGCACTTTCAATGGCGCGACCGCTTTTTTCGAATTCGGTTAGCCACCGTGGGTAGTTTTAATCAGCATGAATCACTAGTGCTTCGGATTATTTACGACGGTGATGACCAACATTGTCAATTTTTCAATCCCCAGATTTTGCCCCAACTGCGCCAGTTAACCCACCACCGTGGATTACTGTTGTTTGCAGGTCCCACTGGATCTGGCAAGACAACGACCATCTACGAGTTGGCCCGGTCTCTACCAGCTACTGAAATGATCATGGCAATTGAGGATCCGGTGGAGATCTTCGAAGATCGTTTTTTACAATTAGAGGTCAACGAGCAAGCGGGTATGACTTACTCTAACCTCTTGAAGGTGGGTTTACGGCAACGACCAGATGTTTTTATTATTGGAGAAATCAGGGACCAGGAAACGGCCCAGATTGCAATTCGAGCCGCACTTTCTGGTCATCTGGTTTTAAGTACCATCCACGCTAAAAATTTAGCTGGGATTGAGGCCCGCCTGTTGGATTTGAAAGTGACAAAAGCTCAATACCAAGCGGCTTTGACCGCGACGATTTATCAGCGGCTGCTTCCGAGTACGCAAACGGGAACTAAGGCATTGGTAGCTTGGCAGGGTGGCCAGCAGACACAAACCAAAGGGAGGAGTTGGCAGGTAGAACTCCAATGGACGAAGGAGAAAGGGTTGATTACGGATGAGTGTTTTCAAAAGTTTACCAACGGGTAA
- a CDS encoding YebC/PmpR family DNA-binding transcriptional regulator translates to MSGHSKWHNIQGRKNAQDAKRGKIFQKISRNLYQAAKAGGVDPDGNPQLRLELEKARAANMPKDNVQRALDKASGVGGAKFEEVTYEGYGPGGTAVMVSTLTDNKNRTAAAIRSAFSHHGGSLGTNGSVSYMFDRKGYIVVLRDQTDDDEDSMLMAALDAGADDMKATADEYQIFTEPSSMAAVRDALQDAGYQLDNSEVRLFPQTITEVPEDKVGQYTGLIDELSDNDDVQDVYEAAVLPEDVE, encoded by the coding sequence ATGTCAGGACATTCAAAATGGCATAACATTCAGGGCCGTAAAAACGCTCAAGATGCTAAGCGAGGAAAAATTTTCCAAAAAATTTCTAGAAACTTATATCAAGCCGCTAAAGCAGGTGGAGTTGATCCAGATGGAAACCCCCAATTACGTTTAGAACTGGAAAAAGCTCGGGCAGCTAACATGCCTAAAGATAACGTTCAACGTGCTTTAGATAAGGCTTCTGGAGTCGGCGGAGCTAAGTTCGAAGAAGTAACTTACGAAGGTTATGGGCCTGGTGGAACCGCGGTAATGGTTTCCACTTTGACTGATAACAAAAACCGGACTGCAGCTGCAATTCGGTCTGCCTTCTCTCACCATGGTGGTTCTTTAGGTACTAATGGTTCGGTCTCTTATATGTTTGATCGGAAGGGCTACATTGTTGTTTTACGTGACCAAACTGATGATGACGAAGATTCCATGTTAATGGCAGCACTAGATGCTGGTGCCGACGATATGAAGGCTACCGCGGATGAATATCAAATCTTTACGGAACCAAGTAGCATGGCAGCCGTTCGGGATGCTTTGCAAGACGCTGGATACCAATTGGATAACTCTGAAGTTCGTTTGTTCCCACAAACCATAACGGAAGTTCCAGAAGATAAGGTTGGTCAATACACTGGTTTAATTGACGAACTTTCCGATAACGATGACGTTCAAGACGTTTATGAAGCTGCTGTTTTGCCTGAAGACGTCGAATAA
- a CDS encoding type II secretion system protein, protein MKNIKRIRKGMTFADSLVGLLVICAGSLFYFEGTQIIQQRMQDCDQQLRVVRRAYEQHLDTKVEV, encoded by the coding sequence ATGAAAAACATAAAACGAATTCGTAAGGGAATGACATTTGCCGATTCGTTAGTGGGACTCCTGGTCATTTGTGCTGGGAGTCTTTTTTACTTTGAAGGAACGCAAATAATTCAGCAACGAATGCAGGATTGTGACCAACAATTACGGGTGGTTAGGAGGGCATATGAGCAACACTTGGACACCAAAGTGGAAGTCTAG
- a CDS encoding DUF948 domain-containing protein, whose protein sequence is MTIGGIAALIAALAFLLLVIFLCVTLVRVVKVLDGVSENLEKVTGNIDQLSRQTDELLTTVNERLNQVEPVFQAAADLGTTVSDVNNGTRATIENIKNRVELFTKTSVLGIAANRISKYFAKRKDKKAVKAVNKNG, encoded by the coding sequence ATGACAATCGGAGGAATTGCAGCTTTAATTGCTGCTTTAGCATTTTTGCTGTTAGTAATCTTTTTATGCGTTACCTTAGTTCGTGTGGTCAAAGTTTTGGATGGCGTTTCGGAAAACTTAGAAAAAGTGACTGGAAACATTGATCAACTCAGCCGCCAAACGGATGAATTATTGACTACTGTTAACGAACGGTTGAACCAAGTGGAACCTGTATTTCAAGCAGCTGCTGACCTGGGGACGACTGTTTCAGACGTTAATAATGGGACTCGGGCTACCATTGAAAATATCAAAAACCGGGTGGAATTATTCACAAAGACTTCTGTTTTGGGAATTGCTGCTAACCGGATTTCCAAGTACTTTGCTAAACGCAAGGACAAAAAAGCGGTCAAAGCAGTTAATAAAAATGGATAA
- a CDS encoding amino acid permease, which yields MNRGLKSRHVQLIALGGTIGTGLFLGAGKSIHLAGPSLILAYLIAGIACFFLMRALGELLLSNTRSVSFIDFIEKYLGPKTGFVAGWTYLVCWITIAMAEVTAAGLYMQFWYPKLPIWVTGLFLLVILFLMNSITVSAFGETEFWFAIIKVVAILLLILTGVVLVAIHYKTPVGYASVSNLTNGSFFPHGLSGFFLSFQMVVFSFVGIEMIGMTASETKDPQKIIPKCINDVPIRIILFYVGSLLALMCIFPWQYISPSSSPFVQVFQGLGIRPAAAIINFVVLTAAASSCNSAIFTTGRMLYSLTQKSDNKLGKQLGKLSHRGLPTNAIFFSTVMIGLSVILDIIVPSGVFEFISSVATTCFLFIWSLIVVAHYRYRKQLSPEATSKLTFKMPFFPFADFFTIFFMIFVAVILLFQTQTLIALIGSVVWLIGLYLFEAYRTRVA from the coding sequence ATGAACCGGGGATTAAAAAGTCGCCATGTGCAATTAATTGCCTTAGGGGGAACCATCGGAACCGGGCTATTTTTGGGGGCCGGCAAGTCCATTCATCTCGCGGGGCCATCTTTAATTTTGGCCTATCTAATTGCGGGAATCGCATGTTTCTTTTTGATGCGGGCCCTAGGGGAGCTGCTGTTATCTAACACACGGAGTGTTTCCTTTATTGATTTTATTGAAAAATATTTAGGCCCCAAAACAGGATTTGTAGCCGGCTGGACCTATTTAGTCTGTTGGATTACGATTGCGATGGCCGAAGTAACGGCTGCCGGTTTGTACATGCAGTTTTGGTACCCGAAACTTCCAATCTGGGTAACCGGATTGTTCCTACTAGTAATTCTATTCTTGATGAATTCTATTACCGTATCTGCCTTTGGAGAAACCGAATTCTGGTTTGCCATTATTAAGGTAGTCGCCATTTTACTGCTAATTTTAACGGGAGTCGTATTAGTAGCCATTCACTACAAGACTCCGGTTGGTTATGCTTCGGTTTCTAACCTAACGAACGGCAGTTTCTTCCCGCACGGATTAAGTGGTTTCTTTTTATCGTTCCAAATGGTGGTTTTCAGTTTCGTGGGAATTGAAATGATTGGAATGACCGCTTCAGAAACCAAGGACCCACAAAAGATTATTCCTAAATGTATTAATGATGTGCCGATTCGGATCATCCTCTTTTACGTTGGATCATTGTTGGCATTAATGTGTATTTTCCCATGGCAATACATTTCTCCATCATCAAGTCCGTTTGTGCAGGTCTTTCAAGGATTAGGGATTCGTCCAGCCGCTGCCATCATTAACTTCGTAGTGTTAACGGCCGCTGCTTCATCTTGTAACAGTGCTATTTTTACTACAGGACGGATGTTATATTCGCTTACGCAAAAATCAGACAATAAACTCGGAAAGCAATTAGGAAAGTTGTCACATCGTGGTTTACCAACCAATGCTATTTTTTTCTCTACGGTAATGATTGGATTATCGGTTATTCTCGATATTATTGTGCCCAGCGGAGTATTTGAATTCATTTCTAGTGTGGCTACGACTTGTTTCTTATTTATTTGGTCTTTGATTGTAGTAGCTCATTATCGTTACCGGAAGCAACTAAGCCCAGAAGCAACCAGCAAGTTAACTTTTAAAATGCCGTTCTTTCCGTTTGCGGACTTCTTTACCATTTTCTTTATGATTTTTGTGGCAGTTATCTTACTTTTCCAAACTCAAACTCTGATTGCCTTAATTGGTTCCGTCGTTTGGTTAATTGGTTTGTACCTGTTCGAAGCTTATCGGACGAGAGTCGCTTAA